Proteins encoded together in one Eublepharis macularius isolate TG4126 chromosome 2, MPM_Emac_v1.0, whole genome shotgun sequence window:
- the SIRT3 gene encoding NAD-dependent protein deacetylase sirtuin-3, mitochondrial isoform X1 produces the protein MNWRLNFNVSAGRQLFHSVHFQRLAGWRNLCICAQQHHYRSSSASTACRNLVSLGSVFCPPNGNFLLKKPPENSTEKLASVSGERIQGARHFSLSSTPMVFFGAGRGGNNCGKVKFTLKDVTELIQKKECHRIVVMAGAGLSTPSGIPDFRSPRSGLYDNLQQYNIPYPEAIFELSYFFQNPKPFYMLAKELYPGSYRPNYTHYFLRLLLDKGLLLRLYTQNIDGLERVAGIPADKLVEAHGTFASATCTVCRRSYPGEDFRADVMADKIPQCPICTGLIKPDIVFFGEELPHRFFLHVTDFPMADLLFVIGTSLEVEPFASLAGAVRSSVPRLLINRDLVGPFAYQPQYSDVAELGDVVSGVEKVVALLGWKEELQELIKKETEKLDAKDK, from the exons ATGAACTGGAGGTTAAATTTTAACGTATCTGCGGGAAGGCAGCTGTTTCATTCTGTACATTTTCAGAGATTAGCAG GATGGAGGAATCTCTGCATCTGCGCTCAACAGCATCATTACAGAAGCTCTTCTGCTTCTACAGCTTGCAGAAATTTAGTTTCATTGGGATCTGTCTTCTGTCCCCCAAATGGAAACTTTTTGCTGAAGAAACCTCCAGAAAACAGCACAGAAAAGCTGGCAAGCGTCTCTGGAGAGAG GATCCAGGGAGCAAGACATTTTTCCTTATCCAGTACTCCAATGGTGTTCTTTGGAGCTGGCAGAGGGGGAAATAATTGTGGAAAGGTGAAATTCACTCTCAAAGATGtgacagaattaattcaaaagaaAGAGTGCCACAGGATAGTAGTGATGGCTGGAGCAGGGCTTAGCACTCCCAGTGGCATCCCAGATTTCCG GTCCCCTAGGAGCGGCCTCTATGATAACCTCCAGCAGTATAATATTCCCTATCCAGAGGCCATCTTTGAACTTAGCTATTTCTTCCAGAATCCGAAGCCTTTCTACATGTTGGCCAAGGAATTGTACCCTGGCAGTTACAGGCCCAACTATACCCACTACTTCCTTCGACTTCTGCTTGACAAAGGGCTTCTACTGCGTCTGTACACACAGAATATTGATGGACTGGAGAGAG TTGCTGGAATACCTGCAGATAAACTAGTTGAGGCTCATGGTACATTTGCTTCTGCAACATGTACAGTTTGTCGAAGATCATACCCTGGTGAAGACTTTAGG GCAGATGTGATGGCTGACAAGATCCCCCAATGCCCAATATGCACTGGACTCATCAAGCCTGACATCGTATTCTTTGGAGAGGAGCTCCCCCATCGGTTCTTCTTGCATGTGACAGATTTCCCAATGGCAGACCTGCTCTTTGTCATTGGAACCTCCCTTGAG GTGGAACCTTTTGCCAGTCTAGCAGGTGCAGTTCGAAGCTCCGTTCCACGCTTATTGATCAATCGGGACTTGGTGGGTCCATTTGCATATCAGCCACAATACAGTGATGTAGCTGAACTGGGAGATGTTGTCAGTGGAGTCGAGAAGGTGGTGGCTCTTTTGGGCTGGAAGGAGGAGTTGCAGGAACTAATCAAGAAGGAAACCGAAAAG TTGGATGCAAAAGACAAATAG
- the SIRT3 gene encoding NAD-dependent protein deacetylase sirtuin-3, mitochondrial isoform X2 yields MVFFGAGRGGNNCGKVKFTLKDVTELIQKKECHRIVVMAGAGLSTPSGIPDFRSPRSGLYDNLQQYNIPYPEAIFELSYFFQNPKPFYMLAKELYPGSYRPNYTHYFLRLLLDKGLLLRLYTQNIDGLERVAGIPADKLVEAHGTFASATCTVCRRSYPGEDFRADVMADKIPQCPICTGLIKPDIVFFGEELPHRFFLHVTDFPMADLLFVIGTSLEVEPFASLAGAVRSSVPRLLINRDLVGPFAYQPQYSDVAELGDVVSGVEKVVALLGWKEELQELIKKETEKLDAKDK; encoded by the exons ATGGTGTTCTTTGGAGCTGGCAGAGGGGGAAATAATTGTGGAAAGGTGAAATTCACTCTCAAAGATGtgacagaattaattcaaaagaaAGAGTGCCACAGGATAGTAGTGATGGCTGGAGCAGGGCTTAGCACTCCCAGTGGCATCCCAGATTTCCG GTCCCCTAGGAGCGGCCTCTATGATAACCTCCAGCAGTATAATATTCCCTATCCAGAGGCCATCTTTGAACTTAGCTATTTCTTCCAGAATCCGAAGCCTTTCTACATGTTGGCCAAGGAATTGTACCCTGGCAGTTACAGGCCCAACTATACCCACTACTTCCTTCGACTTCTGCTTGACAAAGGGCTTCTACTGCGTCTGTACACACAGAATATTGATGGACTGGAGAGAG TTGCTGGAATACCTGCAGATAAACTAGTTGAGGCTCATGGTACATTTGCTTCTGCAACATGTACAGTTTGTCGAAGATCATACCCTGGTGAAGACTTTAGG GCAGATGTGATGGCTGACAAGATCCCCCAATGCCCAATATGCACTGGACTCATCAAGCCTGACATCGTATTCTTTGGAGAGGAGCTCCCCCATCGGTTCTTCTTGCATGTGACAGATTTCCCAATGGCAGACCTGCTCTTTGTCATTGGAACCTCCCTTGAG GTGGAACCTTTTGCCAGTCTAGCAGGTGCAGTTCGAAGCTCCGTTCCACGCTTATTGATCAATCGGGACTTGGTGGGTCCATTTGCATATCAGCCACAATACAGTGATGTAGCTGAACTGGGAGATGTTGTCAGTGGAGTCGAGAAGGTGGTGGCTCTTTTGGGCTGGAAGGAGGAGTTGCAGGAACTAATCAAGAAGGAAACCGAAAAG TTGGATGCAAAAGACAAATAG